The stretch of DNA AATCTTGGCCATTCATCAGTCACGAAGACAATTCTCACATAGATAAGATGATTCATTTACTAGTCAGCTTACCCGACCGTCAACTAGACAATTTTGGTGGCCAATTTCAATTTTTCCAACGGCTTGTCGGTCTTCATGActggggttttttttttaaataatatatttttaaaacttatttaCTAAAATATTACAGATTCTAAAACTTTATCAAAATATAACAATCCGGAGATTGAAGTTCCGGATTCAGAATCCGGAACAGACTGGAGAATCCGTGCCCAATCCATGTGTccggattttaattttttttaaaaaaatagggCGATCGGCGACAGTTTAATCAAAACCTGTCGCATatgcgacggtttaaaaaaccgtcgctattggcgACGGTTTTACCAAAAGCCGTAGCTAACTACCGTGACCCCACTTTCCCACCCCGTGACTCCTCCCTTCCATTCCCGTGACTCCTCTTTCCAATTTAAATTGCGCCGAAAACGTAACAATTCGAACACATTTTCTCAGCAAGTCTTCtttgtttttcttcttctctAGATTCACTCATTTTTTGTTATGTTTTTTGCGGCGACAGTTTCGATTAATAAAAATTCGTCTCGATCGGACGTTGTGTTGATAAGCTTGGTTTTATCGAAAATTATCAGgtatgaaattattttatttttattgaattaatgttgttttataatttttgtttttgtaataAAGCTTAACTTTTTGAGATGTTATTTCATGCGAGTGAATCTTCAGAGgtaacattattttttttaaatttaatatattattgtttTGGAATTAATTATACGAGTGAATTAATtgttcttttaataattatattgtaGATGTTGTGTTTTATaagtttaatttttaataaataatataaaaattctcataattaacaTATTGTATTTTAACTGTTTAACGTGTCAATTATAATAATCTAATAAaatatctcgcgcatatgcgcgagaggttctGTCTCGCACATCCATTtactcgcgtatatgcgcgcctccagccgcgcatatgcacccaaggttctggacgttccgcgcatgtgcacgCATTCAAGCCACTCAAGTGCGCGCATGCTTCTGcattcctcgcgcatgtgcgcccatacatgtcgcgcatgtgcgcggggatcCTTCCTTGCAAGTTGTACCTCATGCCAAATCTTCTTTCGGCTCTCCCGatctgatccgttccgtctataattatctcaaTTAATAGAtaattcatttcagattaatctcatatTATAGTAATAAAATATCGGGATTTACAGTACATGCATTAAattatcaataataataataataacaaatttttttcaataatatattttgaattaatttacttAAAAGACTTTTTTTGTAAGTAAATTAAGTTTTAAGGTaacataaattttatatatagtaaaacaattttgaaaaattaaatttatcttgtaaatttttcatttgtttttgtttattatgttttttttctttttaatttatttatactcTTAATTGTTAAAATTGTTCATTTGAAAATTGTAATtacatatatttaaaaattttaatttttaatactaTTATTATCTAAATTTAATTACTATAAGTATATTTAAATTACTGTCATTAGCTATAAATAACGTAATTGTTTAAATTTAGCGTAACTTAACAATTTAAAATCCGTgccttagcgacggtttaggtTACACTGTCGCAGAAAGCGACGGTTTGCGGTTAAACCGTCGCCGctttccttttttttaaaacaacaaATTAAAATCCGGATACATGTATTGGACACGGATTGCTATTCTCTTGTAGCCTAACAGCGACTCATTCATGGCGTCTACGGATAATCCTCTGCTCCTGGACTTCACCTTCCCGCCGTATGATGTGATCGAACCCAAACATATCCGCCTCGCAATCCGATCAATACTCAGCAAACTTGTGAGTGGGTAACTGCCCAGAATTCTTTACCAGTTCAATTGCATATATGCTTCAACCGCGTTTGATTAACGAAGTTGAGGGatcaatttttgttttatttttttggttcCTTGGTAGACTATTTATAGCTTGCGACAACTTGTGAATGGGATTTGAATTGTTTGatttcatgtttatttaaagGAGTTTATGCATATCTATTAGATAGAGTTTGAACTATATCTAAATCCAAGTGCATCTTGAATCGAATGCCACGGACCGACCCTTACAATTTCTTTGGCTTGTGAGCTGTAGGAGGCTGAGTTGATTGAATTGGAAAATACAGCGAAGCCCACATGGCCAAAGCTGGTAATCCCTCTGGAGAAGATCATAGACAGATTATCAGTCGCTTGGGGGATCGTTAGTCACCTCAATTCAGTGAAGGATACGCCGGAGCTTAGGGCCGCGATCGAGGAAATTCAGGTGATAATGGATTATTGGTTGGTTTTGTTTCCATGGATGAAAACGGCTTTTCGTGGCTGATTTCTGTAAAAGAAAATAATGTAATTTGCAGCCCGCAAAGGTTGAATTCGAGTTGAAATTAAGGCAGAGCAAGGTCATTTACCATGCGTTTAAAGCTATTAGAGATTCCTCGGACTGGGAAAATTTGAATGACGCCCGCAAACGAGTGGTGCTCAGTGAGTTTACACTTCGGTTTAATTTCAACGTTTATCAAAATTCTTTTGACACATgcacatacatttatatatttaggtctcatgtgagatcggtCGATCTAGTCCATACATAAAATGTGAACTTATACTTTTGAcataaacaataatattttcatgGGTCGTTTcttataacatatcataaaaTTAACCGGTGAGACGGTTCACTGGAGTTTTTGGGATATAAATAATCCAACCTAGTATGTTAGCAAAGGCTGAGCAAGAATACCATCCAGGCTGGACTTGAGGTCATGAGATTGATAGGTGCATGTCTCTTTCTTGATTTTGAGAGGGGCCGAAAAAAAGTGTAGTTAATCATTGTATTAGATTCATTGGtccgaaagaaagaatttttttcaaattgaaattaatgaatttttatctttgatcaatTATGTTGCAAGGAATGTTAAATGGATTGGTTTTGTTAACATTTATAAACAAAAGAGAGATCTTAACTTCTTAATTATGTAGACTTAGTTAATACTTGGTTTTAAAATGGCAAGATGGATTCTATGTAATTGAGATTATTTGGAATATGTTAGCCTTAATACAAatagtttaaatattttactttaCTGTCTTTTTCATTATGTCTAAACTTCATGGGTTGGTTTtgaaaaactcaaattaatgaaagaattgaatgaTGCACCCTATTGTTTGAGGTGCTCAGCTTTTAAAATTTGACTCAAACCCCAAAAAATCTTAGACCTGATTGCTCCCATGATTAAGAAAAGCAAAATCTTAGTGGCATTACTTTatttaaaaatgaaagattattGTATTGAAATTTAGGAATGTTTCTTATGGATCTTAATGTAATGAAAACTCCtgcaaaataaatttattatctttagtataaaaaatatcgTCCTAAACGTAAGTGATCAAACAATTATTGCTATAGCTAGTTCCAtcgaattcaattctgaatttTATGCAGTGAAGTTAAAAGAAGCAGTTCTGAATGGAGTTTCTCTTGATGATAGCAGCAGAGAGCGCTTTAATGAAATAGAACAGGTATTGGCCTAAGGAAATTTATCATCTACAATCAATGGAACAActcatttttattgaatttcCTCAGACTATCAGTACAAGATACTTAAATTAATGACGCGACGAATCATTTTCCATTTTCCTACGTTTTCATGGGGATTTAGGAGCTGGAAAAACTTGGTCAGAAATTTGAAGAGAACATATTAGATGCCACAAAAAACTTTGAGAAACTTATAACAGACAAAAAGGAAATCCAAGGCTTGCCTTTTACCATCCTGACGATAGCTTCAGAGACTGCGATTCGCAAGGTATCATACAGtcgattattaatttttttgagcTGAATTTGAGGCCTTATTTCTCACTTGGGAAGTAATTTTCTTACTTTCTTGATTATTAAAAGGGTTATGAGGAGGCGACTGCTGATAAAGGCCCTTGGATTATTACCTTGGATGGTCCAATGTATCGCTCTATCTTGCAGCATTGTTCTAATAGATCTTTAAGAGAAGAAGTTTTCAGGGCCTATGTAACCCGTGCGTCGTATGGACCTCTAAACAATACGCCTCTTATCGAGCGGATTTTGCAGCTCAGATTGGAGAAAGCGAAGCTTCTTGGTTATTGTAACTATGCTGAGGTATCTTTAATTTCACGAGTCTTGAGCTGAGTTTGTTTTCTTGCACAATGTTTTTCTCGCAGAAGCTCACAAGTTTCATATTTTAGGTCAGCATGGAAACAAAAATGGCTACCATTGATAAAGCGAATGATCTAATAGAAAAGCTTCATAATGCTTCTTGGAGTCCTGCCGTTAAGGGTACGTAGATGGATGATTTTAACTTGACATGTTTGATCAACGCTTGAAATAATGATATGTGACGGAATATGTATGAATGAATGTTGAGTGAAGTGGTGATATTATTACAActcaaatttattaaatttttatcggTATCTTGAACTTTTAGAATGTGTGATCTCATGGGCCCAAGTGGCTCAGTTGGGAACTTCTTTTATGCCTGTatatgattatgatgttatAGATATTTAACTTTTTCTTGTATATTTTTGTGGATTATTTTTTGGGATGCCTGTAGACATGGAAGATATTAGAGACTTTGCTATAGGTCGAGGTGCTGAAGAGGCTAAAGATATGGATCAGTGGGACATTAACTTCTGGAGTGAAAGGCTCCGTGAGTCCAATTATGACATAAATGAGGTTGGCTTCCCTCCCTAGTTTATCTTACCAATAGAATGCttcaaacataacattttttgaGAATGGAATAAGTTTTATGTCTAAAATTTCACATTGAGATGGTAATTCTGATTTATAATGATACACTTCCAACAACCAGAGTCATTCACTTTATCATCATACCATATGCATTTGTATTCTAGTTCCTGTTAGGTAAAAACCACTGTTCAAAAGGTGGCGCCTAGGTCCTAGGCGGTCACCCACCGTATCGATTTTTAGAAAATCGGTGACTCTAGGCGGTGCTGGAAAAATCGTTTGCCTAGGCAGATAACAAATTTTATAGGCagttcgatttttttttataaaaaataataaattttaaaatatttataatgaaACTGATGAGCACATTTATGCATGTTCTGACTACACCTTGATAACGACATAAAGAAATTGGTTGGATAGTGAAGCAAAGTTTTAGTTcaattttcttcaagaaatctACTTTTTCAGGAAGAACTACGCCCATATTTCTCTTTGTCAAAGGTCATGGACGGTCTTTTCAACCTGGCAAAGAGGCTGTTTGGCATAGACATTGAGCCAGCTGATGGCATTGCTCCGGTAAAGTTTCTTAAAAATTCTGCTGCTTTAGGTTGTCTTTCTTGTTGAGAACCCAAGACATGTTTGGACATTTGTGCTTCTATGCAGGTTTGGAATAAAGATGTCAGCTTCTACAAAGTCAAGGACTCTTCACACACTACCATAGCATACTTTTACTTTGATCCTTACTCTCGTCCATCAGAGAAACGCGGCGGAGCGTGGATGGATGTCGTTGTTGGTCGAACTGTTGTGTTTTCTAGTGACAATAAGTCACCTAGGTTGCCAATTTGCCATGTTGTGTGCAATCAAACACCACCAGTTAAAGACAAGCCTAGTCTCATGACAATCCGTGAGGTGTGCATCAGAATACTATTTGAGTCTAATCAAAACTGTGCATTGAACTTTAGCTTCATTCAGTTATCTCTTACCATCGCCCGACCCCgtgattattttttaatttttttagtttttatttcCATTATTCAGCTCCTATAAGCCATAGTCAATATATATGCATCTATTtgttcatcggttttatgatacATCTTTATTTTTCAGTGAATGTTCATAATTTCTTCAGGTTGAGACTGTCTTCCATGAATTTGGCCATGCGCTTCAGCATATGCTCACCAGACAAGATGAGGGTCTTGTTTCAGGCACTAAAGGAATAGAATGGGATGCTGTAGAAATAGCTTCTCAATTTATGGAAAACTGGTGTTACCAACGGTAAATGATCTCTACTTATGCATCCTTTGTCTTCTACCAAATTATAATGTCCCTACT from Primulina eburnea isolate SZY01 chromosome 6, ASM2296580v1, whole genome shotgun sequence encodes:
- the LOC140834126 gene encoding organellar oligopeptidase A, chloroplastic/mitochondrial-like isoform X1, which encodes MASTDNPLLLDFTFPPYDVIEPKHIRLAIRSILSKLEAELIELENTAKPTWPKLVIPLEKIIDRLSVAWGIVSHLNSVKDTPELRAAIEEIQPAKVEFELKLRQSKVIYHAFKAIRDSSDWENLNDARKRVVLMKLKEAVLNGVSLDDSSRERFNEIEQELEKLGQKFEENILDATKNFEKLITDKKEIQGLPFTILTIASETAIRKGYEEATADKGPWIITLDGPMYRSILQHCSNRSLREEVFRAYVTRASYGPLNNTPLIERILQLRLEKAKLLGYCNYAEVSMETKMATIDKANDLIEKLHNASWSPAVKDMEDIRDFAIGRGAEEAKDMDQWDINFWSERLRESNYDINEEELRPYFSLSKVMDGLFNLAKRLFGIDIEPADGIAPVWNKDVSFYKVKDSSHTTIAYFYFDPYSRPSEKRGGAWMDVVVGRTVVFSSDNKSPRLPICHVVCNQTPPVKDKPSLMTIREVETVFHEFGHALQHMLTRQDEGLVSGTKGIEWDAVEIASQFMENWCYQRDTMLSIARHYETGESLAEETCLRVLSARTFRAGSLLLRQLRYASLDLELHSKYDPRAAESVHDIDQRIGKKTHVIPLLPQDRFLCSFSHIFADKYAAGYYSYQWAEVLSYDAFSAFEEGGLDNEHAIKAMGGKFRETILAIGGGKSPNEVFMEFRGREPSPDPFLRYNGLLPVVVP
- the LOC140834126 gene encoding organellar oligopeptidase A, chloroplastic/mitochondrial-like isoform X2, which gives rise to MTPANEWCSLKEAVLNGVSLDDSSRERFNEIEQELEKLGQKFEENILDATKNFEKLITDKKEIQGLPFTILTIASETAIRKGYEEATADKGPWIITLDGPMYRSILQHCSNRSLREEVFRAYVTRASYGPLNNTPLIERILQLRLEKAKLLGYCNYAEVSMETKMATIDKANDLIEKLHNASWSPAVKDMEDIRDFAIGRGAEEAKDMDQWDINFWSERLRESNYDINEEELRPYFSLSKVMDGLFNLAKRLFGIDIEPADGIAPVWNKDVSFYKVKDSSHTTIAYFYFDPYSRPSEKRGGAWMDVVVGRTVVFSSDNKSPRLPICHVVCNQTPPVKDKPSLMTIREVETVFHEFGHALQHMLTRQDEGLVSGTKGIEWDAVEIASQFMENWCYQRDTMLSIARHYETGESLAEETCLRVLSARTFRAGSLLLRQLRYASLDLELHSKYDPRAAESVHDIDQRIGKKTHVIPLLPQDRFLCSFSHIFADKYAAGYYSYQWAEVLSYDAFSAFEEGGLDNEHAIKAMGGKFRETILAIGGGKSPNEVFMEFRGREPSPDPFLRYNGLLPVVVP